Proteins encoded in a region of the Polynucleobacter antarcticus genome:
- the iscU gene encoding Fe-S cluster assembly scaffold IscU, translating to MAYSDKVIDHYENPRNVGSFSKADDNIGTGMVGAPACGDVMKLQIRVNDQGIIEDAKFKTYGCGSAIASSSLVTEWVKGKTLDQALEIKNSLIAEELALPPVKIHCSILAEDAIKAAVADYKEKHPAQ from the coding sequence ATGGCATATAGCGACAAAGTAATCGATCATTATGAGAATCCCCGCAACGTGGGTTCATTCTCCAAGGCTGATGACAACATTGGCACCGGCATGGTGGGTGCACCAGCGTGCGGCGATGTGATGAAGCTGCAGATTCGTGTGAATGACCAAGGCATTATTGAAGATGCGAAGTTCAAGACCTATGGTTGCGGCTCTGCAATTGCTTCCTCTTCTTTGGTAACCGAGTGGGTCAAAGGCAAAACTTTAGATCAAGCTTTAGAGATTAAGAACTCTTTGATTGCTGAAGAATTGGCTTTGCCGCCTGTAAAAATTCATTGCTCTATATTGGCTGAAGATGCCATTAAGGCAGCGGTTGCCGATTACAAAGAGAAGCATCCTGCTCAGTAA
- a CDS encoding IscS subfamily cysteine desulfurase: MNAPQDIPQQAIPMFSPKHFPVYMDYSSTTPIDPRAVDKMMPYLREQFGNAASRSHAYGWAAEEAVEWARSEVAQLVHADPREIVWTSGATESINLALKGAAHFYKERGNHIITVKTEHKATLDTCRDLEREGFEVTYLDVLPNGLIDFAQLETAMKPGTILVSIMYVNNEIGVVQDIPAIGELCRARGAILHVDAAQATGKVEIDLEKTKVDLMSFSAHKTYGPKGMGALFVRRKPRIRLESQIHGGGHERGMRSGTLAVHQIVGMGEAFRIARIEMAEENKRIRALRDRLLAGLKDIEEVYVNGDMDQRVPHNLNISFNYVEGESMLMALKDLAISSGSACTSASLEPSYVLRALGRNDELAHSSIRFTLGRFTTEEEVDFTIKLVKEKIAKLRELSPLWEMFKDGIDLSTIKWAAH, encoded by the coding sequence ATGAACGCACCACAAGACATTCCTCAGCAAGCAATCCCTATGTTTAGTCCAAAACACTTTCCGGTGTATATGGATTACTCCTCTACGACTCCAATTGACCCACGTGCCGTGGACAAAATGATGCCTTACCTGCGTGAGCAGTTTGGTAATGCAGCTTCTCGGAGTCATGCCTATGGCTGGGCTGCTGAAGAGGCTGTTGAGTGGGCGCGTTCAGAAGTAGCCCAATTAGTGCATGCCGATCCCAGAGAAATTGTTTGGACGAGCGGCGCGACAGAGAGTATTAATTTGGCTTTGAAAGGCGCTGCCCATTTCTATAAAGAGCGTGGCAATCACATCATCACCGTGAAGACTGAACATAAGGCTACCTTAGATACTTGCCGTGATCTAGAGCGTGAAGGATTTGAGGTGACGTACTTAGATGTGCTGCCTAATGGCTTGATTGACTTTGCACAACTAGAGACAGCGATGAAGCCCGGCACTATTTTGGTTTCGATCATGTACGTCAATAATGAAATTGGTGTGGTCCAAGACATCCCTGCGATTGGTGAATTATGCCGTGCTCGCGGAGCGATTTTGCATGTCGATGCAGCGCAGGCTACTGGCAAGGTGGAGATTGACTTGGAAAAAACCAAAGTTGACCTCATGAGCTTTTCTGCACACAAGACTTATGGCCCTAAAGGGATGGGCGCATTGTTTGTGCGTCGTAAGCCACGCATTCGACTTGAATCTCAGATTCATGGTGGCGGTCATGAGCGCGGCATGCGTTCCGGCACCTTAGCAGTACATCAAATTGTTGGTATGGGCGAAGCTTTCCGAATTGCCCGTATCGAAATGGCTGAAGAAAATAAACGGATTCGTGCTTTACGTGATCGTTTATTGGCAGGCCTCAAAGATATTGAAGAAGTGTATGTCAATGGCGATATGGATCAACGGGTTCCCCATAACCTCAATATTAGTTTTAACTACGTTGAAGGTGAATCGATGTTGATGGCGCTCAAAGATTTGGCGATCTCCTCTGGCTCTGCCTGCACCTCTGCCTCTTTAGAGCCTTCTTATGTATTGCGTGCCTTGGGCCGTAATGATGAGTTAGCCCATAGCTCCATTCGCTTTACTTTGGGACGCTTTACAACTGAAGAGGAAGTAGATTTTACGATCAAGCTGGTGAAAGAGAAGATTGCAAAGTTACGCGAGCTCTCACCACTGTGGGAAATGTTTAAAGACGGAATTGATCTCAGCACTATTAAGTGGGCAGCGCATTAA
- the fdx gene encoding ISC system 2Fe-2S type ferredoxin, translated as MTQIVVLPHSEYCPEGAVVEVAPGTSICEALLENSIPIEHACDMVCACTTCHVIIKEGFQSLNVPDENEEDMLDRAWGLSPQSRLSCQAIVARQDIVIEIPKYSINHAKENH; from the coding sequence ATGACCCAAATCGTTGTTTTACCTCATAGTGAATATTGTCCTGAAGGGGCTGTTGTTGAAGTAGCTCCTGGAACCTCGATCTGCGAAGCCTTATTAGAAAATAGCATTCCAATTGAACACGCTTGTGACATGGTGTGTGCTTGTACGACTTGTCATGTGATCATAAAAGAAGGTTTTCAGAGTCTGAATGTTCCTGATGAGAACGAAGAGGATATGCTTGATCGTGCATGGGGGCTCAGTCCACAATCTCGCTTGTCATGTCAGGCAATCGTAGCGCGGCAAGATATTGTGATTGAAATACCTAAATACTCTATTAATCACGCTAAAGAAAATCACTAA
- a CDS encoding amino acid aminotransferase, which yields MTLFASVQLAPKDPIFGLTESYVADQRPDKVNLGVGVYYTDEGKVPLLKAVIKAEEAIVAKQSPRSYIPIEGPNPFNSAVQTLLFGAQSTLIQEGRVVTAECLGGTGALRVGADFIKRLNLNAPCAITNPTWENHRGIFESAGFEVIDYTYFDGQTRGVDFAGMVKSLESLKQNTTVLLHACCHNPTGADITEAQWAQVIEICKAKQLIPFLDIAYQGFADGIEQDGIAVRLFAQSGLSFFVSSSFSKSLSLYGERVGALSIVTQSKDESIRVLSQLKRVIRTNYSNPPTHGAAITAAILNTPELRKMWEEELAEMRDRIKAMRQGLVEKLAAAGVKQDFSFINTQRGMFSYSGLTAAQVETLQKEDGIYALSTGRICVAALNTKNIDRVAKAIARVLA from the coding sequence ATGACCTTGTTTGCCTCCGTCCAGCTAGCCCCTAAAGACCCTATATTTGGCCTCACTGAATCTTATGTTGCCGATCAACGCCCCGATAAGGTGAATTTAGGTGTGGGGGTTTACTATACGGACGAAGGCAAGGTGCCGCTCTTAAAAGCTGTGATTAAAGCAGAGGAGGCTATTGTTGCTAAACAATCCCCTCGCAGCTATATTCCGATTGAAGGTCCCAACCCATTTAATAGTGCAGTACAAACTTTATTGTTTGGCGCTCAGTCCACACTGATTCAAGAGGGTCGGGTAGTCACTGCTGAATGTCTTGGTGGTACAGGCGCATTGCGTGTTGGTGCTGACTTTATTAAACGTCTTAACCTCAACGCTCCCTGCGCGATCACCAACCCTACTTGGGAAAATCATCGCGGTATTTTTGAATCTGCCGGCTTTGAAGTCATTGACTACACCTACTTTGATGGCCAAACCCGAGGCGTTGACTTTGCGGGCATGGTGAAGTCCTTAGAGTCCCTCAAACAAAACACTACCGTACTGCTGCATGCTTGTTGCCACAATCCTACTGGTGCTGATATTACCGAGGCGCAATGGGCTCAGGTAATTGAAATTTGCAAAGCAAAGCAACTGATTCCATTTTTAGATATTGCCTATCAAGGCTTTGCAGACGGCATTGAACAAGACGGTATCGCTGTGCGCCTATTTGCGCAATCTGGCCTGTCCTTTTTTGTATCTAGCTCGTTCTCCAAGTCTCTCTCACTCTACGGTGAGCGTGTTGGTGCACTGTCTATCGTCACCCAAAGTAAAGATGAGTCTATACGTGTGTTGTCTCAATTAAAGCGTGTGATTCGGACTAATTATTCCAATCCTCCAACGCATGGTGCGGCCATTACTGCCGCTATTTTGAATACCCCTGAGCTGAGAAAAATGTGGGAAGAAGAATTGGCGGAGATGCGCGATCGCATTAAAGCAATGCGCCAAGGCCTAGTAGAAAAACTTGCTGCTGCTGGAGTCAAACAAGACTTCTCATTTATTAATACGCAGCGTGGGATGTTCTCTTATTCTGGCCTCACGGCAGCGCAAGTAGAGACTTTACAGAAAGAAGATGGGATTTATGCCCTCTCAACAGGCCGTATTTGTGTAGCTGCACTCAATACCAAAAATATTGATAGAGTAGCCAAAGCAATTGCTCGCGTTTTAGCTTAA
- a CDS encoding Fe-S cluster assembly transcription factor, with product MRLTTKGRFAVTAMIDLALRETHGPVTLAGISQRQKISLSYLEQLFGKLRRFNIVESTRGPGGGYTLARKPNEISVADIIVAVDEPLDATQCGGKGNCHTDEENQGHCMTHDLWTNLNSKMVEYLNSVSLRDLVQQQAGRGIVLQDLRTKKIKIEAVKADKTQSAVITKQDAVPKQPLVNSVFNLAQHS from the coding sequence ATGAGACTTACAACCAAAGGTCGTTTTGCAGTAACCGCAATGATTGATTTAGCCCTGCGTGAGACGCACGGGCCTGTAACTTTGGCCGGAATTAGCCAAAGGCAGAAGATTTCCCTTTCTTATTTAGAACAGTTGTTCGGCAAATTGCGCCGTTTCAATATTGTCGAGAGCACTCGTGGCCCTGGCGGCGGTTATACACTCGCACGTAAGCCCAATGAAATTAGTGTGGCGGACATTATTGTGGCGGTAGATGAGCCCTTAGATGCAACCCAATGTGGTGGTAAAGGCAATTGCCATACTGATGAAGAAAATCAAGGCCATTGCATGACCCATGATCTTTGGACGAATCTCAACTCTAAGATGGTGGAGTATTTAAACTCTGTTTCTTTGAGAGATTTGGTTCAGCAGCAAGCAGGGCGCGGTATTGTCTTGCAAGATTTGCGTACCAAGAAGATCAAGATTGAGGCGGTCAAAGCTGACAAGACTCAGTCTGCAGTAATTACTAAGCAAGATGCTGTTCCAAAACAGCCCCTTGTTAATTCCGTGTTTAATCTAGCTCAGCACAGTTAA
- the hscB gene encoding Fe-S protein assembly co-chaperone HscB — protein sequence MSVVVANPSASDDYFRFFGLEQHFNIDLAGLDRAYLAIQKEVHPDRHARGTDTDQRLAMQMATFANTALQTLKNPIQRGLYLCRLHGVDAKLETNTAMPAAFLMRQMDWREQLDDQAEDLSALEALMLEVEASKKEILLEVTQAIDVAKNYERAAELLRGLLFIDKFALELDDAISALV from the coding sequence ATGAGTGTGGTTGTGGCGAATCCTTCCGCGTCTGACGATTACTTTCGTTTCTTTGGACTGGAACAGCATTTCAATATTGACTTAGCTGGTTTGGATCGGGCTTACCTAGCTATCCAAAAGGAAGTGCATCCCGATCGACATGCTCGCGGTACTGATACCGATCAACGGCTTGCCATGCAAATGGCAACCTTCGCAAACACCGCTCTTCAAACACTCAAGAACCCCATCCAGCGTGGACTCTATCTCTGCCGATTGCATGGTGTAGATGCCAAATTAGAGACCAATACCGCCATGCCGGCTGCATTTCTGATGCGGCAGATGGATTGGCGCGAACAGTTGGATGATCAGGCTGAAGATTTGTCTGCACTTGAGGCCTTGATGCTTGAAGTGGAGGCATCCAAAAAAGAGATCCTTCTGGAGGTGACTCAAGCCATTGATGTTGCGAAGAACTATGAGCGTGCCGCTGAATTACTGCGCGGCTTACTATTTATTGATAAATTTGCGCTTGAGTTAGATGATGCTATCTCGGCATTGGTATAA
- the uvrB gene encoding excinuclease ABC subunit UvrB, with the protein MAQKGPQADPLGEVGHDLDPAKFVSFPDSPFHLYQPFAPAGDQPAAIDALVAGIEDGLTFQTLLGVTGSGKTFTMANVIARTGRPAIIFAPNKTLAAQLYSEFREFFPKNAVEYFVSYYDYYQPEAYVPQRDLFIEKDSSINEHIEQMRLSATKSLLERRDVIIVATVSAIYGIGNPGDYHSMVMTLRPGDKMSQRDILMRLIAMQYDRNETDFKRGVFRVRGDTIDIFPAEHNELAVRVELFDDEIESLQFFDPLTGKIRQKIPRFTVYPSSHYVTPRETVLKAIETIKAELRIRLDEFVKDGKLVETQRLEQRTRFDLEMLNELGFCKGIENYSRHLSGAMPGEAPPTLVDYLPNDALMFLDESHVLMGQLNAMYNGDKSRKHTLVEFGFRLPSAMDNRPLKFSEFETKMRQTIFVSATPADYENTHTGQVVEQVARPTGLVDPEIEVLPASTQVDDLLGQIHERVKVQERVLVTVLTKRMAEQLTDYLSDNGVKVRYVHSDIDTVERVEILRDLRLGVFDVLVGINLLREGLDIPEVSLVAILDADKEGFLRSERSLIQTIGRAARNVRGKAILYADRITNSMKRAMDETERRRTKQIIFNKENGIEPRGVQKRIKDIIDGVYDVKEKRSEMQVEQERARYEDMSEKDLSGEIKRLEKQMNSEAKNLEFEKAASTRDRLTKVKEMAFGARSRDGV; encoded by the coding sequence ATGGCCCAAAAAGGCCCACAGGCTGATCCTTTGGGTGAGGTGGGTCATGATTTGGACCCGGCAAAGTTTGTTTCTTTCCCAGATTCCCCATTTCACCTGTATCAGCCATTCGCACCCGCTGGGGATCAGCCGGCAGCTATTGATGCATTAGTGGCTGGAATTGAGGATGGTTTAACCTTTCAGACCCTTTTAGGGGTGACGGGCTCCGGTAAGACTTTCACAATGGCGAATGTGATTGCCAGAACTGGCAGACCCGCCATTATTTTTGCTCCCAATAAGACTTTGGCTGCTCAGCTTTATAGCGAATTTCGAGAATTTTTTCCGAAAAATGCAGTGGAGTATTTTGTGAGTTACTACGACTACTATCAACCTGAGGCTTACGTTCCGCAGCGCGACTTGTTCATTGAAAAAGATTCCTCGATTAATGAGCATATTGAGCAGATGCGTCTCTCGGCAACAAAAAGTTTATTAGAGCGACGTGATGTCATTATTGTGGCCACGGTATCCGCTATTTACGGTATCGGTAACCCTGGCGACTATCACAGTATGGTGATGACTTTACGTCCGGGTGACAAGATGAGTCAGCGCGATATTTTGATGCGCTTAATTGCCATGCAATATGACCGCAACGAAACGGATTTTAAGCGTGGTGTATTTCGAGTGCGCGGTGACACGATTGATATTTTTCCAGCAGAACATAATGAGCTAGCTGTCCGCGTAGAGTTGTTTGATGATGAAATCGAGAGCTTGCAATTTTTTGATCCGTTGACTGGAAAAATCCGTCAAAAGATTCCGCGCTTTACGGTGTACCCCAGTTCACACTACGTTACTCCACGGGAGACCGTTCTTAAAGCAATTGAAACCATTAAGGCAGAGTTGCGGATTCGTTTAGATGAGTTCGTGAAGGATGGCAAGCTGGTAGAGACCCAGCGCCTAGAGCAACGCACCCGTTTCGATTTGGAAATGTTGAATGAATTAGGCTTTTGCAAAGGCATTGAGAATTACTCACGCCATCTCTCTGGCGCCATGCCTGGTGAGGCGCCACCTACCTTAGTCGACTACTTGCCCAATGATGCCCTAATGTTTTTAGATGAGAGTCATGTCTTGATGGGGCAGCTCAATGCCATGTACAACGGTGATAAATCACGCAAACATACTTTGGTTGAATTTGGCTTTCGTTTGCCTTCTGCAATGGATAACCGGCCACTCAAGTTCAGTGAATTTGAAACCAAAATGCGTCAAACAATTTTTGTTTCAGCAACTCCCGCTGATTATGAAAACACCCATACAGGACAAGTGGTTGAGCAAGTGGCAAGACCTACTGGCTTGGTAGACCCTGAAATTGAAGTATTACCAGCAAGTACACAGGTCGATGATTTGCTCGGTCAAATTCATGAGCGCGTCAAAGTGCAGGAACGTGTATTAGTGACTGTGTTAACTAAGCGTATGGCAGAGCAACTTACTGATTACTTGTCGGATAACGGCGTAAAGGTGCGTTATGTGCACTCTGATATCGATACGGTAGAGCGTGTAGAAATCTTGCGTGATTTGCGCCTTGGTGTTTTCGATGTTTTGGTCGGTATTAATTTGCTACGAGAAGGTCTCGATATTCCAGAGGTTTCTTTAGTGGCCATTCTCGATGCAGATAAAGAAGGTTTCTTACGATCGGAGCGCAGTTTGATTCAAACGATTGGCAGAGCCGCCCGAAATGTACGCGGCAAAGCGATTCTGTATGCCGATCGGATAACCAATTCTATGAAACGGGCAATGGATGAAACGGAGCGTCGTAGGACAAAGCAGATCATCTTTAATAAAGAGAATGGTATTGAGCCCCGTGGCGTTCAAAAGCGCATCAAAGACATTATTGATGGTGTGTATGACGTCAAAGAGAAGCGCTCTGAGATGCAGGTAGAACAGGAGCGTGCCCGCTACGAAGATATGAGTGAAAAGGACTTGTCTGGTGAAATCAAGCGCCTAGAGAAGCAAATGAATTCTGAAGCTAAGAATTTGGAGTTTGAGAAGGCTGCCAGCACCCGAGATCGCCTCACCAAGGTCAAGGAAATGGCATTTGGAGCCCGTTCTCGCGATGGGGTTTGA
- the hscA gene encoding Fe-S protein assembly chaperone HscA, with protein MALLQISEPGKSLAPHQRRIAVGIDLGTTNSLVALVRDALPQVLPDVEGRELLPSVVRYLPNGRTQAGFEALESIVSDPKNTIASVKRFMGRGIVDVENIESAPYDFVDQPGMLKIRTVAGDKSPIEVSAEILARLRQLAEDSVNDEIVGAVITVPAYFDDAQRQATKDAAQLAGIEVLRLLNEPTAAAIAYGLDNASEGIYAVYDLGGGTFDISILRMSRGVFEVLSTGGDSALGGDDFDHRLYCWVIEQSKLPPLSTQDHRRLLLSCKHAKEQLSQNPLARVHETLADGTIVNVGISQAQFFEITQNLIQKTIVAVKKALRDAGLKADEVKGVVMVGGATRMPHVQRAVGELFGTKPLNNLNPDQVVALGAAMQADLLAGNQSKDDEWLLLDVIPLSLGIETMGGLVEKIIPRNTPIPVARAQDFTTFKDGQTALALQVVQGERELVQDCRALGRFELRGIPPMAAGAARIRVTFQVDADGLLSVSATEQGSGVQASIDIKPSYGLTDAEIARMLQDGFASAKVDLLSRSLREEQVNAQRLLDAVQTALANDRGLLDTNEQQVIDQEMALLQTVLNDETDSAVLRKAIDHAAKATDDFAQIRMNASIQKALAGKNVAEI; from the coding sequence ATGGCTTTATTACAAATCTCCGAACCTGGTAAATCGCTAGCGCCGCATCAGCGCCGTATTGCAGTAGGTATTGATCTCGGCACTACAAACTCATTAGTAGCACTAGTACGAGATGCTTTGCCTCAAGTACTCCCCGATGTAGAGGGGCGCGAACTATTGCCTTCGGTAGTGCGCTATTTGCCTAACGGCAGAACGCAGGCTGGATTTGAAGCTCTAGAAAGTATTGTCTCTGATCCTAAAAATACGATTGCCTCTGTAAAACGATTTATGGGCCGCGGTATCGTAGATGTGGAGAATATCGAAAGTGCACCCTATGATTTTGTAGATCAGCCCGGCATGTTGAAAATACGAACTGTTGCTGGTGACAAGAGTCCTATTGAAGTCTCTGCAGAAATACTTGCACGCTTAAGACAGTTGGCTGAAGATTCAGTCAATGATGAGATTGTGGGTGCGGTCATTACCGTCCCCGCCTATTTTGATGATGCCCAACGCCAGGCCACTAAAGATGCGGCACAGCTAGCTGGCATTGAGGTATTGCGCTTACTCAATGAGCCAACGGCTGCAGCAATTGCTTATGGCCTCGATAACGCCTCTGAAGGGATCTATGCAGTTTACGATCTCGGTGGTGGTACCTTCGACATCTCTATTTTACGGATGAGTCGAGGCGTATTTGAAGTGCTGTCTACGGGTGGTGACTCTGCGCTAGGTGGTGATGATTTTGATCATCGTCTTTATTGTTGGGTGATTGAGCAGTCTAAATTGCCGCCGCTATCTACTCAGGATCACCGTAGATTGCTCCTGTCTTGTAAACATGCAAAAGAGCAGTTAAGCCAAAATCCCTTAGCCCGTGTCCATGAAACATTGGCAGATGGCACGATCGTGAATGTCGGAATTAGCCAAGCCCAATTTTTTGAGATCACACAGAACCTCATTCAAAAGACAATTGTCGCTGTCAAAAAAGCCTTGCGAGATGCTGGTCTCAAAGCAGATGAGGTCAAGGGTGTAGTGATGGTTGGTGGCGCAACCCGTATGCCGCATGTTCAACGTGCAGTGGGTGAGTTATTTGGTACAAAGCCTTTGAATAATCTCAACCCTGATCAGGTAGTTGCTTTGGGCGCTGCTATGCAAGCAGATCTTTTGGCTGGCAATCAAAGTAAGGATGATGAGTGGCTCTTATTGGATGTTATTCCACTCTCACTTGGCATTGAAACAATGGGCGGTTTAGTAGAAAAGATTATTCCACGCAATACGCCAATCCCCGTTGCGCGGGCACAGGATTTCACAACCTTTAAAGATGGTCAAACGGCACTGGCTCTTCAGGTGGTGCAGGGCGAGCGCGAATTAGTGCAAGACTGTCGCGCTTTAGGTCGGTTTGAGTTGCGAGGTATTCCACCGATGGCAGCAGGTGCTGCACGAATTCGGGTGACCTTTCAGGTAGATGCCGATGGATTGCTTTCAGTGAGCGCAACAGAGCAAGGCTCTGGCGTTCAGGCCTCTATCGATATCAAACCATCCTATGGGTTGACGGATGCTGAGATTGCTCGCATGTTACAAGATGGATTTGCATCCGCCAAGGTGGATCTCCTCAGTAGATCTTTACGAGAAGAGCAGGTCAATGCCCAGCGTTTACTAGATGCGGTGCAAACCGCCTTAGCTAATGATCGTGGGCTGCTCGATACAAATGAGCAACAGGTAATCGATCAAGAAATGGCACTGTTACAAACCGTCCTAAATGACGAAACCGATAGTGCAGTTCTTCGAAAAGCGATAGATCATGCTGCGAAGGCGACTGATGACTTTGCACAAATTCGGATGAATGCCAGTATTCAAAAAGCTTTGGCAGGTAAAAATGTTGCAGAAATTTAA
- a CDS encoding DUF3300 domain-containing protein: protein MKSRYSVWSVIGSALLLSACANDGDPYAQSAAFPPSYTQSAYGDAPQLISSAQLQSLVSPIALYPDSLLSLMLLASTYPLEVAEAYNWRRGNMNLSGPALQDALKAQSWNDSVKSVMTFPQAFDMMGSKLQWTQNLGNAYKLQSADTMKAVQALRKRAIQAGTLKSSQQMTVSTNPNSNILIFPANTQIVYVPSYNPTVVYGAWPYSDYPPYPAYNPAWGAMSFGLGLAVGESFWATPSWSNGTINVNNTTSPVRSSRGLIGPSSIQNQQRLLSDWKNNATPQDRQDAKSAGQRADNAFQKNATPQERTQADRLNQEARADAQQDRSNPNTYREAAQENAMRDQARNDRFSDSRYGGGGSRGGFGGGHMGGFRR, encoded by the coding sequence ATGAAAAGTCGGTATTCAGTATGGAGTGTGATTGGAAGCGCCTTACTCTTAAGCGCTTGTGCTAATGACGGTGATCCCTATGCGCAAAGTGCTGCATTTCCTCCAAGCTATACACAGAGTGCTTATGGGGATGCGCCACAGCTGATATCGTCTGCGCAATTACAGTCATTGGTTTCACCAATAGCGCTTTATCCAGATTCTTTACTGTCTTTGATGCTATTGGCATCGACATACCCACTTGAAGTTGCTGAGGCATACAACTGGCGAAGAGGGAATATGAATTTAAGTGGACCTGCTCTTCAAGATGCTTTAAAGGCCCAGTCTTGGAACGATAGCGTTAAATCAGTGATGACCTTTCCACAAGCTTTTGACATGATGGGAAGTAAATTACAGTGGACCCAAAATCTTGGTAACGCTTATAAATTACAGTCCGCAGACACTATGAAAGCGGTACAGGCTTTACGCAAACGCGCTATTCAGGCAGGCACCTTAAAGTCCAGTCAGCAAATGACTGTGAGCACAAATCCTAATTCGAATATCTTAATTTTCCCTGCTAATACTCAGATCGTCTATGTCCCAAGTTACAACCCAACAGTAGTGTATGGGGCATGGCCTTATTCAGATTACCCACCATATCCTGCTTATAATCCAGCCTGGGGCGCAATGTCCTTTGGCTTAGGCTTGGCTGTGGGGGAGTCTTTCTGGGCAACACCGAGTTGGTCAAATGGTACGATTAATGTTAATAACACCACTTCACCAGTACGATCTTCGAGAGGCTTAATTGGCCCAAGTAGTATCCAAAATCAACAACGTTTGTTGAGTGACTGGAAAAATAACGCTACCCCTCAAGATCGACAAGATGCCAAATCTGCAGGTCAAAGGGCGGATAACGCGTTTCAAAAAAATGCTACACCGCAAGAGCGTACTCAAGCTGATCGTCTAAATCAAGAAGCGCGTGCTGATGCGCAGCAGGATCGTAGTAACCCGAATACCTACCGTGAAGCTGCGCAAGAGAATGCTATGAGAGATCAGGCTCGTAATGATCGTTTCAGTGATAGTCGTTATGGTGGTGGAGGTAGTCGCGGTGGATTCGGTGGCGGCCACATGGGTGGATTTAGGCGCTAA
- a CDS encoding Rap1a/Tai family immunity protein translates to MNLFRATLITISAVLLMQSNAFSQASLPKNDASTQALVELCKDLNDEAAQNFCFGFGEGVYQAYLASRNPKLKPGICITSATGTRESILQEFLVWNQRNPQFNQERAAKTLMRFFEARYPCK, encoded by the coding sequence ATGAACTTATTCCGAGCTACTTTAATCACCATCAGCGCAGTGCTGTTGATGCAATCAAATGCATTTTCCCAAGCAAGTTTGCCAAAAAATGATGCATCTACTCAAGCACTGGTTGAACTGTGTAAAGACCTTAATGATGAAGCGGCACAAAACTTTTGTTTTGGATTTGGAGAGGGTGTGTATCAAGCCTATTTAGCTAGTCGTAATCCAAAACTGAAGCCCGGAATTTGTATTACATCTGCTACTGGCACGAGAGAGTCCATCCTGCAAGAGTTTTTGGTATGGAATCAGCGTAATCCTCAATTTAATCAGGAGCGTGCTGCCAAAACTCTTATGCGCTTCTTTGAGGCAAGGTATCCCTGTAAGTGA
- the iscA gene encoding iron-sulfur cluster assembly protein IscA: MAITLTDKAAKHVQRNLDKRGKGCGLRLGVRTTGCSGLAYQLEYVDAAAPEDTMFESNGIQVFIDPKSLAYLDGTELDFVREGLNEGFKFTNPNVKDECGCGESFRV; the protein is encoded by the coding sequence ATGGCAATTACCTTAACTGACAAAGCGGCAAAACACGTTCAGCGCAATTTAGATAAGCGTGGAAAGGGCTGTGGTTTACGTTTAGGCGTTCGGACTACAGGCTGTTCTGGTTTGGCGTATCAGCTGGAGTACGTGGATGCCGCCGCTCCAGAAGATACGATGTTTGAGTCCAATGGGATTCAGGTATTTATTGATCCTAAGAGCTTAGCTTATTTAGATGGTACTGAATTAGATTTTGTGCGTGAAGGTTTGAACGAAGGCTTCAAGTTCACAAACCCGAACGTAAAAGATGAGTGTGGTTGTGGCGAATCCTTCCGCGTCTGA